In Corynebacterium nuruki S6-4, the following proteins share a genomic window:
- a CDS encoding universal stress protein, whose protein sequence is MSSDYTGDTVLIAYDGSEQAKGAIRYAGRFLSTKNAYILTAWEPIHRQAARAAGVGGIATADVSAVDDAEGEDPAYTEAVAICREGVAQARDHGFNTEPYLVESSTAVWTAIVDAATELDVSMILVGTRALSGWRSLMQTSTADSIVKHAGRPVFIVPPMEGDD, encoded by the coding sequence ATGAGCAGTGACTACACGGGAGATACAGTCCTCATCGCCTACGACGGTTCCGAACAGGCCAAGGGTGCGATCCGGTACGCCGGACGCTTCCTGTCCACGAAGAACGCGTACATCCTCACCGCCTGGGAGCCGATCCACCGGCAGGCCGCCCGCGCCGCCGGTGTCGGCGGCATCGCCACCGCCGACGTGTCCGCCGTCGACGACGCCGAGGGCGAGGACCCCGCCTACACCGAGGCCGTCGCCATCTGCCGCGAGGGCGTCGCCCAGGCCCGCGACCACGGCTTCAACACCGAGCCCTACCTGGTGGAATCCTCCACCGCGGTGTGGACCGCCATCGTGGACGCCGCCACCGAACTCGATGTCTCCATGATCCTCGTCGGGACCCGCGCTCTGTCCGGCTGGCGTTCACTGATGCAGACCAGCACCGCGGACAGCATCGTCAAGCACGCCGGACGCCCCGTGTTCATCGTCCCGCCGATGGAAGGGGACGACTAG
- a CDS encoding glycoside hydrolase family 3 N-terminal domain-containing protein encodes MITRRVTALITGLACAGVLAACSDGGNDGDGGTAAPSATGGAAGDTAAQTTGETPTADVADDARLAAATLAVGVTGFDDAAAAVDLGVRHLFIGSDTDLTMLNGQGDPARSIDALRDRAGGDLTVSVDEEGGQVQRLAGIIGELPSAREMAATMTPEEVGARFADHGRKMHDLGITMDFAPDVDLDGGQNVSDNAIGDRAYSADPEVVVRYAGAAVDGLQQAGITPVIKHFPGHGHATGDSHAGTVSTPPLDQLDADLQPFRELASRDGVAVMVGHMQVPGLDTADGAVQGATTPSSLNPAAYGLLRTAVPGGGIGFTGTVFTDDLTGMQAITDLHSGPEAVVTALQAGADVPLTSTAADVQGSIDAIVAALSDGRLDRGVLQQAADRSV; translated from the coding sequence ATGATCACCCGACGTGTCACCGCCCTGATCACCGGACTGGCCTGCGCCGGGGTGCTCGCCGCCTGCAGCGACGGGGGGAATGACGGCGACGGGGGGACCGCCGCACCGTCCGCGACGGGTGGGGCGGCGGGGGATACCGCGGCGCAGACCACCGGCGAGACCCCGACCGCGGACGTCGCCGACGACGCCCGGCTCGCCGCCGCCACCCTGGCGGTCGGCGTCACCGGGTTCGACGACGCCGCCGCCGCGGTCGACCTGGGGGTGCGTCACCTGTTCATCGGCTCGGACACGGATCTCACCATGCTCAACGGCCAGGGCGACCCGGCCCGCAGCATCGACGCACTGCGTGACCGGGCGGGCGGGGACCTCACTGTCTCGGTCGACGAGGAGGGCGGTCAGGTCCAGCGGCTGGCCGGCATCATCGGCGAGCTGCCGTCCGCCCGCGAGATGGCCGCCACGATGACCCCGGAGGAGGTCGGCGCCCGGTTCGCCGACCACGGCCGGAAGATGCACGACCTCGGCATCACCATGGACTTCGCCCCGGACGTCGACCTCGACGGCGGGCAGAACGTCAGCGACAACGCCATCGGCGACCGGGCGTACTCCGCCGATCCGGAGGTCGTCGTCCGGTACGCCGGGGCCGCGGTCGACGGTCTGCAGCAGGCGGGGATCACCCCGGTCATCAAGCACTTCCCGGGGCACGGGCACGCCACCGGCGACTCGCACGCCGGGACCGTCAGCACGCCGCCGCTGGACCAGCTGGACGCCGACCTGCAGCCGTTCCGGGAGCTGGCCTCCCGCGACGGGGTGGCGGTCATGGTCGGTCACATGCAGGTCCCCGGACTCGACACCGCCGACGGAGCCGTGCAGGGTGCGACCACCCCGTCGTCGCTGAACCCCGCCGCCTACGGGCTGCTGCGTACCGCGGTGCCCGGCGGCGGGATCGGATTCACCGGCACCGTCTTCACCGACGACCTCACCGGTATGCAGGCGATCACCGACCTGCACTCCGGGCCGGAGGCGGTCGTCACCGCACTGCAGGCGGGTGCGGATGTCCCGCTGACCTCCACCGCCGCCGATGTGCAGGGCAGTATCGACGCGATCGTGGCGGCCCTGTCGGACGGGCGGCTCGACCGGGGCGTCCTGCAGCAGGCGGCGGACCGGTCGGTCTGA
- a CDS encoding VanW family protein, producing MTSNEYSADYADLPPRRGWGRRFWWLWLLIGLVGLGGVLYAVDTVMTEGNVPRGVTVGGVDIGGMSKSQAEARLQNALGESVKTPVVVTAGNLQSQLDPVTSGLSVDWEATVDQAGQQPKNPLTRITSFWHTREVGIVSRFNDQRLSATTGRITDELTRQPEDAKLSINDQGKPDIVDDVAGQQVDRDVVTEGVRDHWLNADHRVPVDAEVTEAGTRRDAAERAVRDVVDKVTAGDVTFAGRDGVDGLLRPADMGKVVTFTAAGGHFDPQWNKDAAKDILSAQLASTEVEFRNANFDVHGRDLHVIPSQDGVLINWDRTLDPLDEKLLASGDRHNEVSYEDKKATYTTEMAEKANFNDVIGSFTTGGFAGDSGVNIRRVADQVNNAVVLPGETFSLNGYTGPRGTAQGYVEAGVIENGHADRAVGGGISQFATTLYNASYFAGMTDVAHTPHSYYINRYPAGREATVFEGAIDLQFKNDSETPILIETRAGDSDVTVDIRGVKTVDVESIPGPKTDYTDPQRMELSGDKCSPSSGSRGFTTSDTRVVRGLDGKELSRETTKTKYDPSPIVTCR from the coding sequence GTGACCAGTAACGAGTACTCCGCCGACTATGCCGACCTCCCGCCGAGACGTGGCTGGGGCCGCCGATTCTGGTGGCTGTGGCTGCTCATCGGACTGGTGGGGCTCGGCGGTGTGCTCTACGCCGTCGACACGGTCATGACCGAGGGCAACGTCCCCCGCGGCGTGACCGTCGGCGGGGTGGACATCGGCGGCATGTCGAAGAGCCAGGCGGAGGCCCGGCTGCAGAATGCGCTGGGCGAGTCCGTGAAGACCCCCGTCGTCGTCACCGCGGGGAACCTCCAGTCGCAGCTCGACCCGGTGACCTCCGGCCTGTCGGTCGACTGGGAGGCGACCGTCGACCAGGCCGGTCAGCAGCCGAAGAACCCGCTCACCCGGATCACCAGTTTCTGGCACACCCGGGAGGTCGGCATCGTCAGCCGGTTCAACGACCAGCGGCTGTCCGCCACCACCGGGCGGATCACCGACGAACTGACGCGGCAGCCGGAGGACGCGAAACTCAGCATCAACGACCAGGGGAAACCCGACATCGTCGATGATGTCGCCGGGCAGCAGGTCGACCGGGACGTCGTCACCGAGGGCGTCCGCGACCATTGGCTCAACGCCGACCACCGGGTCCCGGTGGATGCGGAGGTCACCGAGGCCGGGACCCGGCGGGACGCCGCCGAGCGGGCGGTGAGGGACGTCGTCGACAAGGTCACGGCCGGCGACGTCACCTTCGCCGGACGCGACGGGGTCGACGGGCTGCTGCGCCCGGCGGACATGGGGAAGGTCGTCACCTTCACCGCGGCGGGCGGCCACTTCGACCCGCAGTGGAACAAGGACGCCGCGAAGGACATCCTCTCGGCCCAGCTGGCCTCCACGGAGGTCGAGTTCCGCAACGCCAACTTCGACGTGCACGGTCGGGACCTGCACGTCATCCCGTCCCAGGACGGGGTCCTCATCAACTGGGACAGGACGCTCGACCCGCTCGACGAGAAACTGCTGGCCTCCGGTGACCGGCACAACGAGGTCAGTTACGAGGACAAGAAGGCCACCTACACCACCGAGATGGCGGAGAAGGCGAACTTCAACGACGTCATCGGTTCCTTCACCACCGGTGGATTCGCCGGGGATTCCGGGGTGAACATCCGGCGGGTCGCCGACCAGGTCAACAATGCGGTCGTGCTGCCCGGGGAGACCTTCAGCCTCAACGGGTACACGGGCCCGCGCGGCACCGCCCAGGGGTACGTGGAGGCCGGCGTGATCGAGAACGGTCACGCGGACCGGGCCGTCGGCGGCGGCATCAGCCAGTTCGCCACGACGCTCTACAACGCCTCCTACTTCGCGGGGATGACCGACGTCGCGCACACCCCGCACTCCTACTACATCAACCGCTATCCGGCGGGCCGGGAGGCGACCGTCTTCGAGGGGGCGATCGACCTCCAGTTCAAGAATGACTCGGAGACGCCGATCCTCATCGAGACCCGGGCCGGTGATTCCGATGTCACCGTCGACATCCGCGGGGTGAAGACGGTGGACGTCGAATCCATTCCGGGGCCGAAGACCGACTACACGGATCCGCAGCGCATGGAGCTCAGCGGCGACAAGTGCTCGCCGTCGAGCGGGTCGCGCGGGTTCACGACCTCCGACACGAGGGTGGTCCGGGGCCTCGACGGCAAGGAGCTGTCGCGGGAGACGACGAAGACGAAGTACGATCCGTCGCCGATCGTGACCTGCCGCTGA